A single Danio aesculapii chromosome 19, fDanAes4.1, whole genome shotgun sequence DNA region contains:
- the cers2a gene encoding ceramide synthase 2a, with protein sequence MLSRLSEWFWNERLWFPGDLGWADLEDRDGVTYAKTADLWVTLPIALTFLIIRQVFERTVAIRLATALGVKEKVRVQAAHNPMLEAYFRSTSKSPKQAEVESLNKKTGHTEREIHRWFRRRRNQERPNQLKKFREASWRFTFYLVAFIAGLAALIDKPWFYDTKEMWAGFPVLPLLPSQYWYYMIELGFYMSLLFSVASDVKRKDFKEQILHHVATILLISFSWCVNYIRAGTLIMLVHDASDYLLESAKMFNYAGWRKTCNYIFIIFAVVFMITRLVIFPFWILHCTWVYPVTVYPPFFGYYFFNGLLFVLQCLHIFWAVLILRMAIKFLPGNNIVEDERSDREETDSEDDDDDDDEEDEKDRRVKNGPVLNGHSPLNNNHHRKTE encoded by the exons ATGTTGTCCAGGCTGAGTGAGTGGTTCTGGAACGAGAGGCTGTGGTTTCCTGGAGACCTGGGCTGGGCTGATCTGGAGGATCGGGACGGTGTCACCTATGCCAAAACAGCAGACCTCTGGGTGACCCTGCCCATCGCCCTCACCTTCCTCATCATACGACAAGTCTTCGAGAG GACGGTGGCCATTCGTCTGGCCACAGCTCTAGGTGTGAAGGAGAAAGTCAGAGTGCAAGCGGCGCACAACCCCATGCTGGAGGCATACTTCAGGAGCACAAGTAAAAGCCCCAAACAG GCTGAAGTGGAGAGTTTAAATAAAAAGACGgggcacacagagagagagatccACAGATGGTTCCGACGACGAAGGAACCAAGAGCGACCAAACCAGCTGAAGAAGTTCAGAGAGGCTAG TTGGAGATTTACCTTTTACCTTGTTGCTTTCATTGCTGGCCTTGCTGCACTTATTGAT AAACCTTGGTTCTATGATACGAAGGAGATGTGGGCAGGGTTTCCAGTGCTG CCGCTGTTGCCTTCTCAGTACTGGTACTACATGATTGAACTAGGGTTTTACATGTCTCTCCTATTCAGCGTCGCATCAGACGTCAAgcgaaaa GACTTTAAAGAACAGATATTGCACCATGTTGCCACCATTCTGCTGATCAGTTTCTCATGGTGTGTGAACTACATCAGAGCAGGAACCCTCATTATGCTGGTGCACGACGCCTCCGACTACCTGCTGGAG TCTGCCAAGATGTTCAACTACGCCGGCTGGAGGAAAACCTGCAACTACATATTCATCATCTTCGCTGTCGTCTTCATGATCACCAGACTCGTCATCTTCCCTTTTTG GATCCTGCATTGTACCTGGGTGTATCCGGTGACTGTTTATCCTCCGTTTTTTGGGTATTACTTCTTCAACGGGCTGCTGTTTGTGCTGCAGTGTCTGCACATCTTCTGGGCCGTACTCATCCTGCGTATGGCTATCAAATTTTTGCCAGGCAAT AATATAGTGGAGGACGAGAGGAGCGACCGAGAAGAAACAGActctgaggatgatgatgatgatgatgatgaggaagaCGAGAAGGACAGGAGAGTGAAAAATGGACCAGTCCTGAACGGCCACTCGCCACTAAACAACAACCATCACCGTAAGACTGAGTGA